In Calliopsis andreniformis isolate RMS-2024a chromosome 6, iyCalAndr_principal, whole genome shotgun sequence, a single genomic region encodes these proteins:
- the Borcs6 gene encoding BLOC-1 related complex subunit 6 isoform X2, translated as MTASYSEISFDSQSSPPMSELKSLIDSPDIDGKFFEESLEKMSSVGGRPDQLNLKNRGDSPVEDEDVDPPSCHKAMGYLQLEGTVMQDGDMVLFVTEDLENKIKLSSPVTKKGETPSFPGSRSSTPCLYRQALTPQLHLLDHNVLNELEMEARKVATSVDALTENLAAILHSASALTVGCLETYRDAVCKTCDAVDHNIKSMYQLMAKCEESSKSMGPIYKLADQIKEIKRMLELFENAMNL; from the exons ATGACAGCATCTTATTCCGAAATTTCATTCGATTCGCAATCATCCCCCCCTATGTCGGAATTAAAATCTCTTATTGACTCTCCTGACATCGATGGCAAGTTCTTCGAGGAAAGTCTAGAAAAAATGAGTAGTGTTGGTGGCAGGCCCGATCAACTGAATTTGAAAAATAGGGGGGATAGTCCGGTAGAAGATGAGGATGTGGATCCACCAAGTTGTCATAAGGCCATGGGATACTTGCAACTTGAAGGGACAGTGATGCAAGACGGAGACATGGTGCTCTTCGTCACAGAAGATTTAGAAAATAAGATTAAACTGTCTAGTCCTGTGACTAAGAAAGGGGAAACTCCATCTTTTCCTGGTTCTCGGAGTTCTACACCCTGTTTATACAGACAGGCTCTAACACCTCAGCTACATTTGCTAGATCataatgtattaaatgaattggAAATGGAAGCAAGAAAAGTGGCCACATCTGTTGATGCATTGACAGAAAATTTGGCTGCTATTTTGCATAGT GCCTCtgcgctaactgttggatgtttgGAAACATATAGAGATGCAGTTTGCAAAACTTGCGATGCTGTAGATCACAATATCAAATCAATGTATCAGTTGATGGCAAAGTGTGAGGAATCGTCTAAATCAATGGGACCTATTTATAAGTTAGCAGATCAGAT TAAGGAAATAAAAAGAATGTTGGAGCTTTTTGAGAATGCTATGAATTTGTGA
- the Ova gene encoding ovaries absent isoform X1, with translation MRYSTVQEQEYGVGLPQNQLLLDTNTTKMNIPDNVESKKSPLEEGSVVSNLPLLFANGYPTSLEKITVTQLERFVTFMVQCSLGHDTGGIITEPQWWPKEVKFSNPLTRPKRVPENWMANLKKLVFRCYTYHRCEYLLRFCSYLARYPHEDLEYVNNWDSTTSLFHKNTGKLLVTFRNENMNYDKRNESPRKKLLTRNSTASCYSNKLKQEHHSIQMVEPPIEDIYLCDNCDAEFVGLGKMKEHERICYEQGHTKCNSQSAISDLPNAEPELQQDQFLEYFRLCSRNSESKSVTTNNGVTANSNDERSSRRVRSSINFTRFSTIPFSSPAGMLLSKKSKTITEETQQERLERTERHLIAPVLNESSRPKWLEAEFNNDKWVVTYKPNRDKSVDDYVHQYKFVNSSNRKPMLSIHAQLLHVICRPVYVLVTRLTPEEINSFKQDSQKSRGMIQKVSVDNEESATKYSEKLKPYICSKRKAPCDETDGNVAEISEKLINGNTTAEDSIFFKVIDSCDKTNTISSKLIEEKTLCPKLSDTITMIDLCSSDEEASSHTTVSSDENRDPMNQIAGEMTKSLLEKLSSTKLHVKSHICPTDQTGDWLSDNILSDNSENYTNKYHSTMLKTHTKLSPILRPAS, from the exons ATGAGATACTCAACAGTGCAAGAACAGGAATACGGGGTTGGTTTACCTCAGAACCAACTACTTCTTGATACGAATACAACTAAGATGAATATCCCAGATAACGTAGAATCAAAAAAGAGTCCTTTAGAAGAAGGCTCTGTAGTGTCTAATCTTCCTCTTCTGTTCGCTAATGGATATCCAACATCATTGGAGAAAATTACAGTGACACAATTAGAACGTTTTGTGACATTTATGGTGCAATGTTCACTGGGTCATGACACTGGTGGTATAATTACTGAACCACAGTGGTGGCCAAAAGAAGTAAAGTTTTCAAATCCCTTAACAAGACCTAAGAGGGTTCCAGAA AATTGGATGgccaatttgaaaaaattggtaTTCAGATGTTATACATACCACAGATGCGAGTATCTTTTACGTTTTTGCTCTTATCTTGCAAGATATCCACACGAAGACTTAGAGTATGTTAATAATTGGGATTCTACTACAAGtctatttcataaaaatacTGGAAAACTATTAGTAACATTTCGTAATGAAAATATG AATTATGATAAACGAAATGAGAGCCCACGAAAGAAATTGCTCACACGTAATAGTACTGCCTCTTGTTATTCCAATAAATTGAAACAAGAACATCATTCTATTCAAATGGTTGAGCCTCCAATAGAAGACATTTATTTATGCGACAATTGCGACGCTGAATTTGTAGGGCTAGGAAAAATGAAG GAACATGAACGTATATGTTATGAGCAGGGACACACTAAATGCAATTCACAGTCCGCGATATCAGACTTACCGAATGCAGAACCTGAATTGCAGCAAGATCAATTCCTGGAATATTTCCGATTATGTTCACGGAATTCAGAATCAAAGTCAGTTACAACAAATAACGGCGTTACGGCTAATAGTAACGATGAACGTAGTTCTCGACGTGTACGGAGTTCCATCAATTTTACCCGATTTTCAACAATTCCTTTTTCTTCTCCTGCCGGAATGTTGCTAAGTAAAAAATCCAAGACAATAACTGAAGAAACGCAACAAGAAAGATTAGAAAGGACAGAGAGACATCTTATAGCTCCTGTTTTGAACGAGTCATCGAGACCTAAGTGGTTGGAAGCAGAATTTAATAATGACAAATGGGTTGTTACGTACAAGCCAAATCGAGACAAATCAGTAGATGATTATGTTCATCAATACAAATTTGTAAACTCATCCAATAGAAAACCAA TGTTGAGTATACATGCACAATTGTTGCATGTTATTTGTCGACCTGTTTATGTTCTTGTAACGCGTTTAACTCCAGAAGAAATAAACAGTTTTAAACAAGATTCACAGAAATCTCGGGGTATGATTCAGAAAGTTTCAGTTGACAATGAAGAGTCGGCAACAAAATACTCAGAGAAATTAAAACCATACATTTGTTCAAAACGCAAAGCACCATGCGATGAAACTGATGGAAATGTAGCGGAAATTAGTGAAAAGCTAATTAACGGTAATACGACTGCCGaagattcaattttttttaaagtcaTAGACTCTTGCGATAAAACTAATACGATCAGTAGCAAACTTATAGAAGAAAAAACGTTGTGTCCGAAATTATCGgatactattactatgattgaccTTTGCTCTTCAGATGAAGAAGCAAGTTCACATACTACTGTATCGTCCGACGAAAACAGAGATCCGATGAACCAAATCGCTGGCGAAATGACAAAATCTTTATTAGAAAAACTTTCTTCGACTAAACTTCATGTGAAATCTCATAtttgtccaacagatcaaacaggcgATTGGTTATCGGATAACATTTTAAGTGACAACAGTGAAAATTATACAAACAAATATCATAGTACAATGTTAAAGACACACACGAAGTTATCTCCAATTCTTAGACCAGCATCATAA
- the Non1 gene encoding nucleolar GTP-binding protein 1 isoform X1 produces the protein MVLYNFKKITVVPTAKDFIDIILSKTQRKTPTVVHKNYKITRIRAFYTRKVKFTQQNFHDRLSKIIQEFPKLDDVHPFYADLMNVLYDKDHYKLALGQINIARHLIDNVAKDYVRLMKYGDSLYRCKQLKKAALGRMATIMKRQAANLAYLEQVRQHLARLPSIDPYTRTIIICGFPNVGKSSFINKITRADVEVQPYAFTTKSLYVGHTDYKYLRWQVVDTPGILDHPLEDRNVIEMQAITALAHLRAAVLYFCDISEQCGHSLEEQVKLFESIKPLFANKPLTVVINKVDVLRLEELPPEKLEIIKALETKDVPVLEMSTISDFGVMDVKIQACERLLAYRVDQKIRTKKVEGLLNRLHVAQPVPRDNKVRAPCIPESVLKKRQAAQEETMKRKLEREIEEEMGDDYVLDLKKNYDIEGDEKYDTIPEIWEGHNIADYIDPEIFEKLNQLEREEQLREEAGMYDYKVPELSDTLREIVQLAKQIREKKAIMKDEARILKASTKPIIPRTAAAKIRGRSVSKLKEQMEDLGIDMEDNENAHFTRTRGRSRSLSQPARKRMRLESVSQSRARSSSRPARDEMGIKDTAMKTKLKKIAHKALKKKVAKKGLKGEADRFIGTKMPKHLFSGKRGVGKTDRR, from the exons ATGGTGCTGTACAACTTCAAGAAAATAACGGTGGTCCCCACTGCAAAG GACTTCATCGATATCATCTTGTCGAAAACTCAACGTAAAACTCCAACAGTTGTTCACAAGAATTATAAAATTACAAGGATACGTGCTTTTTACACGCGTAAAGTGAAATTTACACAGCAAAATTTTCATGACAGACTGTCTAAGATAATACAAGAATTCCCCAAGCTAGATGATGTTCATCCTTTTTATGCTGATTTAATGAATGTTTTATATGATAAAGATCATTATAAATTAGCTCTTGGTCAGATAAATATTGCACGACATTTAATAGATAA TGTAGCAAAGGATTACGTTCGACTGATGAAATATGGAGATTCATTATATCGGTGTAAACAGTTAAAGAAGGCTGCCTTAGGTCGTATGGCTACTATTATGAAACGACAAGCTGCAAATTTAGCATATTTGGAACAAGTTCGACAACATCTGGCTCGTTTACCCAGCATAGATCCTTATACACGTACCATTATAATATGTGGCTTTCCAAATGTTGGAAAAAGTAGTTTCATTAACAAG ATCACTCGTGCAGATGTTGAAGTTCAACCATATGCATTTACCACAAAATCATTATATGTTGGCCACACAGACTATAAATATTTGAGATGGCAAGTAGTTGATACACCAGGAATTTTAGACCATCCACTTGAGGATAGAAACGTTATTGAAATGCAGGCAATAACTGCGCTTGCACATTTGAGAGCTGCTGTTCTATACTTTTGTGACATATCAGAACAGTGTGGTCACAGTTTGGAAGAACAA GTAAAATTATTTGAATCCATTAAACCGCTGTTTGCTAATAAACCTTTAACAGTTGTGATAAACAAAGTGGACGTTTTACGTTTAGAAGAACTTCCACCTGAAAAACTAGAAATTATAAAAGCGTTGGAGACCAAAGACGTTCCCGTTTTAGAGATGAGTACAATTTCAGACTTCGGAGTAATGGACGTTAAAATACAGGCGTGTGAACGTTTGTTAGCTTACCGTGTTGACCAAAAAATACGAACAAAAAAA GTAGAAGGACTGCTTAATCGCTTACACGTTGCACAACCGGTACCAAGGGACAATAAAGTTCGTGCTCCTTGTATCCCAGAGAGCGTTTTAAAGAAGAGACAAGCAGCGCAAGAAGAAACTATGAAACGGAAATTGGAACGCGAAATAGAGGAAGAGATGGGAGATGACTACGTGCTGGATTTGAAGAAAAATTATGATATCGAAGGAGATGAAAAGTACGACACCATCCCAGAAATTTGGGAGGGACATAATATCGCTGATTATATTGATCCAGAGATATTCGAG AAATTGAATCAGTTAGAAAGAGAGGAACAGTTACGCGAGGAAGCTGGTATGTATGATTACAAAGTGCCCGAGCTGTCTGATACATTGCGTGAGATTGTGCAGTTAGCTAAGCAAATTCGAGAAAAGAAAGCAATCATGAAGGACGAAGCACGAATTCTGAAAGCTTCCACGAAACCTATAATACCACGTACAGCTGCAGCTAAGATACGAGGTAGATCAGTGTCGAAGTTAAAAGAACAAATGGAAGATCTGGGTATCGACATGGAAGATAATGAAAAT GCACACTTTACCAGAACGAGAGGACGTTCGAGATCGTTATCACAGCCTGCTAGGAAACGTATGCGGTTAGAATCTGTTTCTCAGTCGAGAGCTCGAAGTAGTTCAAGACCAGCACGAGATGAAATGGGCATAAAAGATACTGCAATGAAGACTAAATTAAAGAAGATAGCCCACAAAGCTTTAAAGAAGAAGGTTGCAAAGAAGGGTTTGAAAGGAGAGGCAGATCGATTCATTGGTACAAAAATGCCGAAACACTTGTTCTCTGGAAAGAGAGGTGTTGGCAAAACAGACAGAAGATAA
- the Ova gene encoding ovaries absent isoform X2: protein MRYSTVQEQEYGVGLPQNQLLLDTNTTKMNIPDNVESKKSPLEEGSVVSNLPLLFANGYPTSLEKITVTQLERFVTFMVQCSLGHDTGGIITEPQWWPKEVKFSNPLTRPKRVPENWMANLKKLVFRCYTYHRCEYLLRFCSYLARYPHEDLEYVNNWDSTTSLFHKNTGKLLVTFRNENMNYDKRNESPRKKLLTRNSTASCYSNKLKQEHHSIQMVEPPIEDIYLCDNCDAEFVGLGKMKGHTKCNSQSAISDLPNAEPELQQDQFLEYFRLCSRNSESKSVTTNNGVTANSNDERSSRRVRSSINFTRFSTIPFSSPAGMLLSKKSKTITEETQQERLERTERHLIAPVLNESSRPKWLEAEFNNDKWVVTYKPNRDKSVDDYVHQYKFVNSSNRKPMLSIHAQLLHVICRPVYVLVTRLTPEEINSFKQDSQKSRGMIQKVSVDNEESATKYSEKLKPYICSKRKAPCDETDGNVAEISEKLINGNTTAEDSIFFKVIDSCDKTNTISSKLIEEKTLCPKLSDTITMIDLCSSDEEASSHTTVSSDENRDPMNQIAGEMTKSLLEKLSSTKLHVKSHICPTDQTGDWLSDNILSDNSENYTNKYHSTMLKTHTKLSPILRPAS, encoded by the exons ATGAGATACTCAACAGTGCAAGAACAGGAATACGGGGTTGGTTTACCTCAGAACCAACTACTTCTTGATACGAATACAACTAAGATGAATATCCCAGATAACGTAGAATCAAAAAAGAGTCCTTTAGAAGAAGGCTCTGTAGTGTCTAATCTTCCTCTTCTGTTCGCTAATGGATATCCAACATCATTGGAGAAAATTACAGTGACACAATTAGAACGTTTTGTGACATTTATGGTGCAATGTTCACTGGGTCATGACACTGGTGGTATAATTACTGAACCACAGTGGTGGCCAAAAGAAGTAAAGTTTTCAAATCCCTTAACAAGACCTAAGAGGGTTCCAGAA AATTGGATGgccaatttgaaaaaattggtaTTCAGATGTTATACATACCACAGATGCGAGTATCTTTTACGTTTTTGCTCTTATCTTGCAAGATATCCACACGAAGACTTAGAGTATGTTAATAATTGGGATTCTACTACAAGtctatttcataaaaatacTGGAAAACTATTAGTAACATTTCGTAATGAAAATATG AATTATGATAAACGAAATGAGAGCCCACGAAAGAAATTGCTCACACGTAATAGTACTGCCTCTTGTTATTCCAATAAATTGAAACAAGAACATCATTCTATTCAAATGGTTGAGCCTCCAATAGAAGACATTTATTTATGCGACAATTGCGACGCTGAATTTGTAGGGCTAGGAAAAATGAAG GGACACACTAAATGCAATTCACAGTCCGCGATATCAGACTTACCGAATGCAGAACCTGAATTGCAGCAAGATCAATTCCTGGAATATTTCCGATTATGTTCACGGAATTCAGAATCAAAGTCAGTTACAACAAATAACGGCGTTACGGCTAATAGTAACGATGAACGTAGTTCTCGACGTGTACGGAGTTCCATCAATTTTACCCGATTTTCAACAATTCCTTTTTCTTCTCCTGCCGGAATGTTGCTAAGTAAAAAATCCAAGACAATAACTGAAGAAACGCAACAAGAAAGATTAGAAAGGACAGAGAGACATCTTATAGCTCCTGTTTTGAACGAGTCATCGAGACCTAAGTGGTTGGAAGCAGAATTTAATAATGACAAATGGGTTGTTACGTACAAGCCAAATCGAGACAAATCAGTAGATGATTATGTTCATCAATACAAATTTGTAAACTCATCCAATAGAAAACCAA TGTTGAGTATACATGCACAATTGTTGCATGTTATTTGTCGACCTGTTTATGTTCTTGTAACGCGTTTAACTCCAGAAGAAATAAACAGTTTTAAACAAGATTCACAGAAATCTCGGGGTATGATTCAGAAAGTTTCAGTTGACAATGAAGAGTCGGCAACAAAATACTCAGAGAAATTAAAACCATACATTTGTTCAAAACGCAAAGCACCATGCGATGAAACTGATGGAAATGTAGCGGAAATTAGTGAAAAGCTAATTAACGGTAATACGACTGCCGaagattcaattttttttaaagtcaTAGACTCTTGCGATAAAACTAATACGATCAGTAGCAAACTTATAGAAGAAAAAACGTTGTGTCCGAAATTATCGgatactattactatgattgaccTTTGCTCTTCAGATGAAGAAGCAAGTTCACATACTACTGTATCGTCCGACGAAAACAGAGATCCGATGAACCAAATCGCTGGCGAAATGACAAAATCTTTATTAGAAAAACTTTCTTCGACTAAACTTCATGTGAAATCTCATAtttgtccaacagatcaaacaggcgATTGGTTATCGGATAACATTTTAAGTGACAACAGTGAAAATTATACAAACAAATATCATAGTACAATGTTAAAGACACACACGAAGTTATCTCCAATTCTTAGACCAGCATCATAA
- the Borcs6 gene encoding BLOC-1 related complex subunit 6 isoform X1 → MESEENEGLSKQGTIIRGEKNAAVDYDEDRLHEMTASYSEISFDSQSSPPMSELKSLIDSPDIDGKFFEESLEKMSSVGGRPDQLNLKNRGDSPVEDEDVDPPSCHKAMGYLQLEGTVMQDGDMVLFVTEDLENKIKLSSPVTKKGETPSFPGSRSSTPCLYRQALTPQLHLLDHNVLNELEMEARKVATSVDALTENLAAILHSASALTVGCLETYRDAVCKTCDAVDHNIKSMYQLMAKCEESSKSMGPIYKLADQIKEIKRMLELFENAMNL, encoded by the exons ATGGAATCGGAAGAAAACGAAGGACTCTCAAAGCAAGGAACAATAATTCGTGGTGAAAAAAATGCAGCCGTTGACTACGACGAAGATAGA TTGCATGAGATGACAGCATCTTATTCCGAAATTTCATTCGATTCGCAATCATCCCCCCCTATGTCGGAATTAAAATCTCTTATTGACTCTCCTGACATCGATGGCAAGTTCTTCGAGGAAAGTCTAGAAAAAATGAGTAGTGTTGGTGGCAGGCCCGATCAACTGAATTTGAAAAATAGGGGGGATAGTCCGGTAGAAGATGAGGATGTGGATCCACCAAGTTGTCATAAGGCCATGGGATACTTGCAACTTGAAGGGACAGTGATGCAAGACGGAGACATGGTGCTCTTCGTCACAGAAGATTTAGAAAATAAGATTAAACTGTCTAGTCCTGTGACTAAGAAAGGGGAAACTCCATCTTTTCCTGGTTCTCGGAGTTCTACACCCTGTTTATACAGACAGGCTCTAACACCTCAGCTACATTTGCTAGATCataatgtattaaatgaattggAAATGGAAGCAAGAAAAGTGGCCACATCTGTTGATGCATTGACAGAAAATTTGGCTGCTATTTTGCATAGT GCCTCtgcgctaactgttggatgtttgGAAACATATAGAGATGCAGTTTGCAAAACTTGCGATGCTGTAGATCACAATATCAAATCAATGTATCAGTTGATGGCAAAGTGTGAGGAATCGTCTAAATCAATGGGACCTATTTATAAGTTAGCAGATCAGAT TAAGGAAATAAAAAGAATGTTGGAGCTTTTTGAGAATGCTATGAATTTGTGA
- the Pig-t gene encoding phosphatidylinositol glycan anchor biosynthesis class T, translating into MKCFTVSLLIFTLVSIVNFVFSYNDFFDEELMLKPLPSNHVYAYFQFTTVWETTKQAKILQHSHLFPRGLSEIISRHNVDELHLTLTKGLWNYQKWGYPYHDAGPGAEISTWFHKDVTNVNEEWKGLTNALAGLFCASLNFVNPSNSMSPEFTFHPTGVVSNNINSSHLRYSSLPREIVCTENLTPFKKLLPCDSKKGLATLLNSAYIHNTNYHSIGVHFRVICSNVACTQTSLELRQTVSLVYDTMTDKQGWSIRKFFGMGIKGTCPLATLSNVYLDISNNNTNQIYELIPAPSAKIVSIRGGQQNKIAVYDIRSHSTKGMFNIGVTYKTGQKASLNYPSILFANRYIIGYGQERGSLVTKFYNNYWQALDIVFLENIPWYLPVYLHSVRITCKGKEIIPLVQRYLPGKERKSPYYLEMILRLPPQSVTKLSIEMDYSFLKWQEYPPDANHGFYMGSAIITALLPIARNYTALPVDGSTITSSFNASRNGYLVQLRTESLLISLPTPDFSMPYNVICLACTAVALAFGPLHNISTKRLVLKRIEMDWKEKLFSFLAEKIKSKNKKQE; encoded by the exons ATGAAGTGTTTCACAGTATCTCTGCTAATTTTTACGCTTGTCAGTATCGTAAATTTTGTATTCTCATACAATGATTTTTTTGACGAAGAATTAATGTTAAAACCATTGCCCAGTAATCATGTTTATGCATATTTTCAATTTACCACAGTATGGGAAACAACTAAACAAGCAAAAATAT TACAACATTCTCATCTATTTCCAAGAGGACTTAGTGAGATTATAAGTCGTCACAATGTAGATGAATTACACCTCACTTTAACCAAAGGATTATGGAATTACCAAAAATGGGGATATCCGTACCATGATGCTGGTCCTGGTGCAGAGATATCCACCTGGTTTCATAAGGATGTTACAAA TGTAAACGAAGAATGGAAAGGTTTAACAAATGCTTTAGCAGGTCTATTTTGTGCCTCTTTAAATTTTGTTAATCCTTCAAATAGTATGTCTCCAGAATTCACATTTCATCCTACTGGTGTTGTATCAAATAATATCAATTCTAGTCATTTACGGTATTCCTCATTACCAAGAGAAATAGTTTGTACAGAAAATTTAACACCATTTAAGAAACTATTACCATGTGATTCTAAG AAAGGTTTAGCAACATTGTTAAATTCTGCATACATCCATAATACAAATTATCATTCTATTGGAGTACACTTCAGAGTGATATGTTCAAATGTTGCGTGTACACAAACATCGTTAGAACTACGTCAAACTGTGTCACTAGTGTACGACACTATGACAGACAAACAG GGCTGGTCAATACGGAAATTTTTTGGAATGGGAATTAAAGGAACATGCCCTCTTGCTACACTGAGCAACGTATATCTTGATATATCTAATAATAATACAAATCAGATTTATGAACTGATACCGGCACCGAGTGCAAAAATTGTTAGTATTCGTGGAGGACAGCAAAATAAAATAGCAGTTTATGATATTAGATCTCATTCTACGAAAGGAATGTTTAACATTGGAGTAACATACAAAACAGGGCAAAAAGCTAGCTTAAATTATCCTTCAATTTTGTTTGCCAATAGATACATTATTG GATATGGACAAGAAAGAGGTAGCTTAGtaacaaaattttataataaCTACTGGCAAGCGCTTGATATTGTTTTCTTAGAAAATATTCCATGGTATTTGCCAGTATATTTACATTCTGTTAGAATAACTTGCAAAGGAAAAGAAATTATTCCTT TGGTGCAGCGTTATTTACCcggaaaagagagaaaaagtcCATATTATTTAGAAATGATTTTGCGCTTGCCCCCACAATCGGTAACCAAGTTATCTATAGAAATGGATTACTCCTTTCTTAAATGGCAAGAATATCCACCAGATGCTAACCACGGATTTTACATGGGTTCTGCTATAATTACTGCATTACTCCCAATTGCAAGAAATTATACTGCGCTTCCAGTCGATGGGAGTACCATAACGTCAAG TTTTAACGCTTCAAGAAACGGATACCTAGTGCAGTTACGAACGGAATCTTTGCTTATCAGTCTTCCTACACCTGACTTCAGTATGCCGTACAATGTTATTTGCTTAGCATGTACAGCAGTTGCTTTAGCATTTGGTCCACTTCATAACATATCAACGAAACGGTTAGTTTTAAAACGAATAGAAATGGATTggaaagaaaaattattttctttcttgGCAGAAAAGATCAAATCAAAGAATAAGAAACAAGAATGa
- the Non1 gene encoding nucleolar GTP-binding protein 1 isoform X2 — protein sequence MKYGDSLYRCKQLKKAALGRMATIMKRQAANLAYLEQVRQHLARLPSIDPYTRTIIICGFPNVGKSSFINKITRADVEVQPYAFTTKSLYVGHTDYKYLRWQVVDTPGILDHPLEDRNVIEMQAITALAHLRAAVLYFCDISEQCGHSLEEQVKLFESIKPLFANKPLTVVINKVDVLRLEELPPEKLEIIKALETKDVPVLEMSTISDFGVMDVKIQACERLLAYRVDQKIRTKKVEGLLNRLHVAQPVPRDNKVRAPCIPESVLKKRQAAQEETMKRKLEREIEEEMGDDYVLDLKKNYDIEGDEKYDTIPEIWEGHNIADYIDPEIFEKLNQLEREEQLREEAGMYDYKVPELSDTLREIVQLAKQIREKKAIMKDEARILKASTKPIIPRTAAAKIRGRSVSKLKEQMEDLGIDMEDNENAHFTRTRGRSRSLSQPARKRMRLESVSQSRARSSSRPARDEMGIKDTAMKTKLKKIAHKALKKKVAKKGLKGEADRFIGTKMPKHLFSGKRGVGKTDRR from the exons ATGAAATATGGAGATTCATTATATCGGTGTAAACAGTTAAAGAAGGCTGCCTTAGGTCGTATGGCTACTATTATGAAACGACAAGCTGCAAATTTAGCATATTTGGAACAAGTTCGACAACATCTGGCTCGTTTACCCAGCATAGATCCTTATACACGTACCATTATAATATGTGGCTTTCCAAATGTTGGAAAAAGTAGTTTCATTAACAAG ATCACTCGTGCAGATGTTGAAGTTCAACCATATGCATTTACCACAAAATCATTATATGTTGGCCACACAGACTATAAATATTTGAGATGGCAAGTAGTTGATACACCAGGAATTTTAGACCATCCACTTGAGGATAGAAACGTTATTGAAATGCAGGCAATAACTGCGCTTGCACATTTGAGAGCTGCTGTTCTATACTTTTGTGACATATCAGAACAGTGTGGTCACAGTTTGGAAGAACAA GTAAAATTATTTGAATCCATTAAACCGCTGTTTGCTAATAAACCTTTAACAGTTGTGATAAACAAAGTGGACGTTTTACGTTTAGAAGAACTTCCACCTGAAAAACTAGAAATTATAAAAGCGTTGGAGACCAAAGACGTTCCCGTTTTAGAGATGAGTACAATTTCAGACTTCGGAGTAATGGACGTTAAAATACAGGCGTGTGAACGTTTGTTAGCTTACCGTGTTGACCAAAAAATACGAACAAAAAAA GTAGAAGGACTGCTTAATCGCTTACACGTTGCACAACCGGTACCAAGGGACAATAAAGTTCGTGCTCCTTGTATCCCAGAGAGCGTTTTAAAGAAGAGACAAGCAGCGCAAGAAGAAACTATGAAACGGAAATTGGAACGCGAAATAGAGGAAGAGATGGGAGATGACTACGTGCTGGATTTGAAGAAAAATTATGATATCGAAGGAGATGAAAAGTACGACACCATCCCAGAAATTTGGGAGGGACATAATATCGCTGATTATATTGATCCAGAGATATTCGAG AAATTGAATCAGTTAGAAAGAGAGGAACAGTTACGCGAGGAAGCTGGTATGTATGATTACAAAGTGCCCGAGCTGTCTGATACATTGCGTGAGATTGTGCAGTTAGCTAAGCAAATTCGAGAAAAGAAAGCAATCATGAAGGACGAAGCACGAATTCTGAAAGCTTCCACGAAACCTATAATACCACGTACAGCTGCAGCTAAGATACGAGGTAGATCAGTGTCGAAGTTAAAAGAACAAATGGAAGATCTGGGTATCGACATGGAAGATAATGAAAAT GCACACTTTACCAGAACGAGAGGACGTTCGAGATCGTTATCACAGCCTGCTAGGAAACGTATGCGGTTAGAATCTGTTTCTCAGTCGAGAGCTCGAAGTAGTTCAAGACCAGCACGAGATGAAATGGGCATAAAAGATACTGCAATGAAGACTAAATTAAAGAAGATAGCCCACAAAGCTTTAAAGAAGAAGGTTGCAAAGAAGGGTTTGAAAGGAGAGGCAGATCGATTCATTGGTACAAAAATGCCGAAACACTTGTTCTCTGGAAAGAGAGGTGTTGGCAAAACAGACAGAAGATAA